One stretch of Limnohabitans sp. DNA includes these proteins:
- a CDS encoding aminopeptidase P N-terminal domain-containing protein, protein MNNSLYADRRARLAAQLGAGGIAIIPTAPERPRNRDSDYLYRHDSYFYYLTGFTEPHATLVITAEGDCTLFCQPKDLEREIWDGIRLGPEAAPAALGMSRALPIGEMAAHMPKLLENRSTVWYPFAIHSGLESLVSGWLQSVRARVRYGALCPEQQRDLCSLLDEMRLVKDAHEQDIMRRASSISARAHIRAMQRSANMLRAGQEVREYHLDAELLHEFRQSGSQYPAYGSIVAGGANACVLHYRADAAMIKDGDLVLIDAGCELDGYASDITRTFPANGKFSGPQRALYDLVLASQDAAVSATRAGARFVDPHEATVAVLAQGLLDVGLLDKNKVGHAQDVIANRSYFQFYMHRTGHWLGMDVHDCGSYVEPSQVGQISERKDPLSGELIKDRPSRILQPGMVLTIEPGLYVRPAPGVPAKFHNIGIRIEDDAIVTAMGCELITRGVPVKADEIEALMRG, encoded by the coding sequence ATGAACAACTCTCTGTACGCCGACCGCCGTGCCCGCCTGGCTGCCCAATTGGGCGCTGGCGGCATCGCCATCATCCCCACCGCGCCAGAGCGCCCACGCAACCGCGACAGCGATTACCTGTACCGGCACGACAGTTACTTTTATTACCTGACCGGTTTCACCGAGCCGCATGCCACGCTGGTGATCACGGCAGAGGGCGACTGCACCTTGTTTTGCCAGCCCAAAGACCTGGAACGCGAAATCTGGGACGGCATTCGCCTGGGCCCTGAGGCTGCGCCTGCCGCTTTGGGCATGAGCCGGGCTTTGCCCATCGGCGAGATGGCCGCGCACATGCCCAAGTTGCTGGAAAACCGCAGCACCGTTTGGTACCCCTTTGCCATCCACTCTGGATTGGAAAGCCTGGTGAGCGGCTGGCTGCAGTCGGTGCGTGCGCGCGTACGCTACGGCGCTTTGTGCCCCGAGCAGCAGCGCGACCTGTGCAGCCTGCTTGACGAGATGCGTCTGGTCAAAGACGCGCATGAGCAGGACATCATGCGCCGAGCCTCCAGCATCAGCGCCCGCGCCCACATCCGTGCCATGCAGCGCAGCGCCAACATGCTGCGTGCGGGCCAAGAAGTGCGCGAATACCACCTCGACGCTGAGCTGCTGCACGAGTTCCGCCAAAGCGGCTCGCAGTACCCGGCTTACGGCTCCATCGTGGCGGGCGGGGCCAATGCCTGCGTGCTGCATTACCGCGCCGATGCGGCGATGATCAAAGACGGCGATCTGGTGCTGATCGACGCAGGTTGCGAACTCGACGGTTACGCCAGCGACATCACCCGCACTTTCCCGGCCAACGGGAAATTCTCTGGCCCGCAACGCGCTTTGTACGACCTGGTGCTGGCCTCGCAAGACGCCGCTGTGTCAGCGACCCGAGCCGGTGCTCGCTTTGTGGACCCGCACGAGGCCACCGTGGCCGTTTTGGCGCAAGGCCTGCTCGATGTCGGCTTGCTCGACAAGAACAAGGTGGGCCATGCGCAAGACGTGATCGCCAACCGCAGTTATTTCCAGTTTTACATGCACCGCACCGGCCACTGGCTGGGCATGGACGTGCACGACTGCGGCAGCTATGTCGAACCCTCGCAGGTGGGCCAGATCAGCGAGCGCAAAGACCCGCTGAGTGGCGAGCTGATCAAAGACCGCCCCAGCCGCATCTTGCAGCCGGGCATGGTGCTGACCATCGAGCCGGGCCTGTATGTGCGCCCTGCACCCGGCGTGCCCGCGAAGTTCCACAACATTGGCATCCGCATCGAAGACGACGCCATCGTGACCGCCATGGGGTGTGAGCTGATCACGCGCGGCGTACCGGTCAAGGCCGACGAGATCGAAGCCCTGATGCGTGGCTGA
- a CDS encoding nucleotidyltransferase family protein: MVLAAGRGERMRPLTDSTPKPLLPVRGQPLMQWPMQALARGGFTRQLVNTAWLGGQISDHFGDQALWPNLPMVDLTYSNEGQDFGQALETAGGIVRALPHLAEQFWVVAGDVFAPDFTFTEQAFRRFAASPALAHLWLVPNPAHNLGGDFGLSASGQVLNLPKGTPGRDLTFSTMALYKQAFFADCPLPAGNPQGAPLALAPLLRAAMDRGRVTGEVYAGAWTDVGTPERLALLNA; the protein is encoded by the coding sequence ATGGTGCTGGCGGCAGGGCGCGGTGAGCGCATGCGCCCCCTGACCGACAGCACGCCCAAACCCTTGCTGCCAGTGCGTGGCCAACCCCTGATGCAGTGGCCCATGCAGGCACTGGCCCGGGGCGGCTTCACGCGCCAGCTGGTCAACACCGCGTGGTTGGGAGGGCAAATTTCTGACCATTTTGGAGATCAGGCCCTCTGGCCAAACTTGCCGATGGTTGATTTGACGTATTCGAACGAAGGTCAGGACTTCGGACAAGCCCTGGAAACTGCGGGCGGCATCGTGCGCGCCTTGCCTCATCTGGCCGAGCAGTTTTGGGTGGTGGCGGGCGATGTATTCGCCCCTGATTTCACATTCACAGAGCAGGCCTTTCGGCGCTTTGCGGCCAGCCCTGCACTGGCACACCTGTGGCTGGTGCCTAACCCGGCGCACAACCTGGGAGGTGATTTTGGCCTGTCGGCCTCGGGACAAGTGCTCAATCTGCCCAAAGGAACGCCCGGGCGCGACCTGACCTTCAGCACGATGGCGCTGTACAAGCAGGCTTTTTTTGCCGACTGCCCCCTGCCTGCAGGCAACCCGCAAGGCGCACCCCTGGCGCTGGCCCCGCTGCTGCGCGCAGCCATGGACCGGGGGCGGGTCACGGGCGAGGTGTACGCCGGAGCCTGGACCGATGTGGGAACGCCCGAGCGGCTGGCCTTGTTGAACGCATGA
- a CDS encoding barstar family protein: MDMLTRHDQEAPLKGVRSNIVQSIRAYRVSDLQEAAQGLGHHFLYANLAEALSKQDVLDLIGAQFTLPSHFGKNFDALYDCMTDPLHKSGAQPGFVVVLEQIPAHVKFDKEAREQLLDIFRDTADYWGDRKVPFRCFYSFL; this comes from the coding sequence ATGGACATGCTGACACGCCATGACCAAGAGGCGCCCTTGAAGGGAGTGAGGTCTAACATCGTGCAATCGATTCGCGCATACCGCGTGAGCGATTTGCAGGAAGCCGCCCAAGGCTTGGGCCACCACTTTTTGTACGCCAATTTGGCGGAAGCCCTGAGCAAGCAGGACGTGCTGGATTTGATTGGTGCGCAATTCACATTGCCATCACATTTCGGTAAAAACTTTGATGCCCTCTATGACTGCATGACCGATCCCTTGCACAAATCGGGTGCGCAGCCTGGTTTTGTTGTGGTTTTGGAGCAGATTCCGGCGCACGTCAAATTTGACAAGGAAGCCCGCGAACAGTTGCTGGATATCTTTCGTGATACGGCAGATTACTGGGGAGACAGGAAGGTTCCCTTCCGATGCTTTTATTCTTTTCTGTAG
- a CDS encoding CinA family protein, with the protein MTDLTSRLAFQLTALNWMMATAESCTGGLIAASCTDLPGSSKWFERGFVTYSNAAKTDLLGVQPDVIAAEGAVSEAVARAMALGAFYRTPARVSVAVTGIAGPDGGSADKPVGTVWLAWCIDGLVHAKRQQFEGNRKTIREATVTYGLHGLLQRLPHAPY; encoded by the coding sequence ATGACCGATTTGACCTCTCGTCTGGCATTCCAGCTGACTGCATTGAACTGGATGATGGCCACTGCCGAAAGCTGTACCGGGGGCCTCATTGCAGCCAGCTGCACAGACCTTCCTGGCTCCAGCAAATGGTTTGAACGGGGGTTTGTGACCTACTCGAATGCGGCCAAGACCGATTTGCTGGGCGTCCAGCCGGATGTGATCGCTGCCGAGGGCGCGGTCAGTGAGGCTGTCGCACGCGCCATGGCGCTGGGCGCTTTTTACCGGACCCCCGCCAGGGTTTCGGTGGCCGTCACTGGCATTGCCGGTCCCGATGGGGGCAGCGCCGACAAACCCGTGGGGACTGTCTGGCTGGCTTGGTGCATCGATGGCTTGGTGCACGCCAAGAGACAGCAGTTCGAGGGTAACCGCAAAACCATCCGTGAAGCCACCGTGACATATGGTCTGCATGGCTTGCTGCAAAGATTGCCTCATGCGCCCTACTGA
- a CDS encoding NADP-dependent malic enzyme yields the protein MSNKVQAEEKRAQLRKAALEYHEFPSPGKVAIAATKQLVNQHDLALAYSPGVAAPCEEIVKDPTAAFRYTSRGNLVGVVTNGTAVLGLGDIGPLASKPVMEGKGVLFKKFSGIDVFDIEINEKDPDKLVEIIAALEPTFGGINLEDIKAPDCFYIERKLRERMKIPVFHDDQHGTAIVVGAAILNGLKVVGKDPKKIKLVTSGAGAAALACLGLLVKLGIPRENIWVTDLAGVVYEGRTELMDQDKIQFVQKTDQRSLSQVIEGADVFLGLSAGGVLKQDMVKKMAAKPLIFALANPNPEIDPADVKAVRDDAIMATGRTDYPNQVNNVLCFPYIFRGALDSGATTITLEMEIAAVHAIAELAQAEQSEVVAAAYAGEPLAFGSEYLIPKPFDPRLMIKIAPAVAQAAADSGVALRPIKDMDAYRESLQGFVYASGTMMKPIFTAAKRALKKRIAYSEGEEERVLRAAQIVVDEGIARPTLIGRPAVIAERIEKFGLRLKEDLDYDVVNVEDDHRYRDFWQTYHRMTERKGITQQMAKIEMRRRLSLIGAMLLHKDDVDGMICGTWGTNPMHLHYIDQVIGKRAGVDTFACMNGLMLPGRQVFMVDTHVNYDPSAEQLAEYTVMAAEEMRRFGIQPKAALLSHSNFGSSNQPSAVKMRDVLELLRDKAPWLEVDGEMHGDVALDAAARHAIMPNSTLVGNANLLVLPNIDAANIAYNLLKTSAGGNIAVGPVLLGAAKPVHILTPSTTVRRIVNMTALTVADANAAR from the coding sequence ATGTCCAACAAGGTTCAAGCTGAAGAAAAAAGGGCTCAGTTGCGCAAAGCTGCACTGGAATACCATGAGTTCCCTTCGCCTGGCAAGGTGGCCATTGCGGCCACCAAGCAATTGGTGAACCAGCACGATTTGGCGCTGGCTTATTCACCGGGTGTGGCTGCACCTTGTGAAGAAATCGTCAAGGACCCCACCGCCGCCTTCAGGTACACCAGCCGGGGTAATTTGGTGGGCGTGGTCACCAACGGCACGGCCGTGCTGGGTTTGGGCGACATTGGCCCATTGGCCAGCAAGCCGGTCATGGAAGGCAAGGGCGTTTTGTTCAAGAAGTTCTCGGGTATTGACGTGTTCGACATCGAGATCAACGAAAAAGATCCCGACAAACTCGTCGAGATCATTGCCGCGCTAGAGCCTACTTTCGGCGGCATCAACCTTGAGGACATCAAAGCCCCCGACTGTTTCTACATCGAGCGTAAATTGCGCGAACGCATGAAGATCCCGGTCTTCCACGACGACCAGCACGGTACGGCCATCGTGGTCGGCGCTGCCATCTTGAATGGCTTGAAGGTCGTGGGTAAAGACCCCAAGAAAATCAAACTTGTGACCTCGGGCGCGGGGGCGGCCGCTTTGGCCTGCTTGGGCCTCTTGGTCAAGCTGGGCATCCCTCGGGAAAATATTTGGGTCACCGATTTGGCCGGTGTGGTCTATGAAGGTCGCACCGAGTTGATGGACCAGGACAAGATCCAGTTTGTGCAAAAAACCGACCAGCGCAGCTTGTCGCAAGTCATTGAAGGCGCAGATGTGTTCCTGGGCCTGTCGGCTGGCGGTGTGCTCAAGCAAGACATGGTCAAGAAAATGGCCGCCAAACCGCTGATTTTTGCTTTGGCCAATCCCAACCCCGAAATCGATCCGGCCGACGTGAAAGCCGTGCGCGACGACGCCATCATGGCCACGGGCCGGACCGACTACCCCAACCAGGTCAACAACGTCCTGTGTTTCCCCTACATTTTCCGTGGCGCGCTCGACAGTGGCGCGACCACCATCACGCTGGAGATGGAAATCGCCGCCGTGCACGCCATCGCTGAATTGGCCCAAGCCGAACAAAGCGAGGTCGTGGCTGCGGCCTACGCAGGTGAGCCCCTGGCATTCGGCTCAGAGTATTTGATTCCAAAGCCATTTGACCCCCGCCTGATGATCAAAATTGCACCCGCAGTTGCCCAGGCGGCGGCAGACAGTGGTGTGGCCTTGAGACCCATCAAGGACATGGACGCTTACCGGGAGAGCTTGCAAGGCTTTGTTTACGCATCGGGCACCATGATGAAGCCGATTTTCACGGCCGCCAAACGCGCCTTGAAAAAACGCATCGCCTACAGCGAAGGAGAGGAAGAACGTGTGCTACGCGCCGCTCAAATTGTGGTGGACGAAGGCATCGCCCGCCCAACCTTGATTGGCCGACCTGCCGTGATCGCCGAGCGCATCGAGAAATTTGGTTTGCGTCTGAAGGAGGATCTCGATTACGACGTCGTCAATGTCGAAGACGATCACCGGTACCGTGATTTTTGGCAGACCTATCACCGCATGACCGAGCGCAAGGGGATTACCCAGCAAATGGCCAAGATCGAAATGCGCCGACGTCTCTCCCTCATCGGAGCGATGTTGCTGCACAAAGACGATGTGGACGGCATGATTTGCGGCACCTGGGGCACCAATCCAATGCACCTTCACTACATTGACCAGGTGATCGGCAAACGAGCAGGCGTCGATACCTTTGCCTGCATGAATGGCTTGATGTTGCCAGGGCGTCAAGTTTTTATGGTCGATACCCACGTCAACTACGATCCTAGCGCTGAACAATTGGCCGAATATACGGTGATGGCGGCGGAAGAAATGCGCCGTTTTGGTATTCAACCCAAGGCTGCCTTGTTGTCGCACTCCAATTTTGGCAGTTCCAATCAGCCCAGTGCCGTGAAGATGCGTGACGTGCTGGAGTTGCTGCGCGACAAAGCCCCTTGGCTTGAGGTGGATGGCGAAATGCATGGAGATGTGGCGCTCGACGCTGCTGCACGCCATGCCATCATGCCCAACAGCACCTTGGTCGGGAATGCCAACTTGCTGGTTTTGCCAAACATCGACGCTGCCAACATTGCCTATAACTTGCTCAAAACCTCAGCTGGCGGCAATATTGCTGTCGGCCCGGTTTTGTTGGGCGCCGCCAAGCCTGTTCATATACTGACGCCGAGCACCACTGTGCGCCGGATTGTCAATATGACGGCCTTGACCGTAGCAGATGCCAACGCTGCAAGATAA
- a CDS encoding phosphatidylglycerophosphatase A, which yields MSWPTSEPDHSDAAAPIRASAAFMLKHPAHLIALGLGSGLSPKAPGTVGSLWAWVSWLVIQHHLSTPMQAALIVVGLLLGWWACTVTARHMGLCDPGAIVWDEIVAMWLIFFFVMPSDFISQLTAFALFRFFDAVKPGPVAWADRLFKGFGWRGGFGIMVDDLIAAFCTLLVIALWRFSG from the coding sequence ATGAGTTGGCCAACCTCTGAACCGGACCACTCCGACGCAGCGGCCCCCATACGGGCTTCGGCTGCGTTCATGCTCAAGCACCCCGCCCATCTGATCGCCTTGGGCTTGGGCTCTGGTTTGTCACCCAAAGCGCCCGGGACAGTGGGCAGCTTGTGGGCTTGGGTGTCTTGGCTGGTGATTCAGCACCATCTGTCCACCCCCATGCAAGCCGCTTTGATCGTTGTCGGTCTGTTGCTGGGCTGGTGGGCTTGTACGGTCACAGCCCGGCATATGGGCCTGTGCGATCCGGGTGCGATTGTTTGGGATGAAATTGTGGCCATGTGGCTGATTTTTTTCTTTGTCATGCCCTCTGACTTCATAAGCCAACTGACCGCTTTTGCACTGTTCCGGTTTTTTGATGCCGTCAAACCTGGTCCGGTGGCTTGGGCTGACCGTTTGTTCAAGGGTTTTGGATGGCGCGGCGGTTTCGGCATCATGGTGGATGACCTGATCGCTGCTTTTTGCACCTTGCTTGTGATTGCTTTGTGGAGGTTTTCAGGATGA
- a CDS encoding ribonuclease, whose amino-acid sequence MVRAQSPQQMTSLATIRLSEMPREAQDTYLAIRKGGPFPYEKDGTVFGNRERLLPRHERGFYREYTVRTPGVRHRGARRIVCGGQLPTKPKACYYTQDHYASFRLMVEGS is encoded by the coding sequence ATGGTGCGCGCTCAATCCCCTCAACAGATGACGTCTTTGGCGACCATCAGGTTGTCCGAGATGCCTCGCGAAGCACAAGATACCTACCTGGCCATTCGAAAGGGTGGTCCTTTTCCCTACGAAAAGGACGGTACGGTTTTTGGCAATCGTGAGCGGCTTTTGCCCCGCCATGAGCGTGGTTTTTACCGCGAATATACCGTCAGGACACCAGGTGTTCGTCATCGAGGGGCTCGCCGTATTGTTTGCGGCGGCCAGTTGCCGACAAAGCCGAAAGCCTGTTATTACACCCAAGATCACTATGCGAGTTTTCGCTTGATGGTTGAAGGATCTTGA